TTCCATAGAGCACCACTTTCTAGATGAGGCAAATTAACAATTGTAAATCCAATAAACCTGTTCATATAGTGGACCACCTTGAAGTAGAAGCAAATTCATGAGTGTAATGCTTGCTTTTGGTAGCTcacttgtttttcatttctcagaTTACTTTAGTGAGAAACAATACCAACAGCAAACAAAGCTCAAAAGGAAAGCCTCCACAAATTTGAAAATGATGCTgttagtataaaaaaaaaaaaaggttgacacATCTCAAAGCGCTGATCAACACCATCATGCATCTACCGCTGAGGGTTAAAGCCCAATGCCCAGTATTTAACTATTTGATCTTCACAGATCAAGCAAGGACTTGAAATCATTTCACGTGCAACAGTTTTTGCATAACACCCCATCTTATCCATGCCACAAAAATGGTAAATTTAGTAGTTACCAATAAATAAGTTGGGGGTCAAAGGGACTAAAGCCTTAGACTGCTCTTTATCATAAGATATCCTCAGACAAACCTCCCCATTCTTCATTCTGGCTCTATAAAATTAAGGAGCAGAGAAAAACTGGTAAGTGCCTGACTTCACAAAGAATATGCACTCTATTATTTCCTTTGTCATTATATgtaatgtttataaaataaaccCCAACTGTACCACAcccccatgccctccctccaaAAAAAATCTAATCTAGCTTAAAATAGGTATTTGGTGCTGGGGAAAATGTTCCAagtattgcaaaaaaaaaaaaaaaaaaagtcaatttagCAATCTCAGCGTGTTGCACTTTAATAATTTAAGAATCAAGTTAAGTACTAGTGGCATgttaagaaaatatgttttaaattccaACGGTCAAACATTAAAAATTGGATAATGGACCAATTTTTCTGGGCTTTACCCCCAAATCTAATTAAGGAGTCATACACTGGAAtaccaaaagaaataaatatagagTTCAGTCTAGAAATATTAAAACTGAACCCTTCTTTACTAagtaattaagtaaaataagaaagatatctattttttaatcataATGTCTGCTATTTTAGTAATTATGATTCAAATACACATTCATTTTATGTTCTCATTACTGACTGTAAAATGCTAATAGAAAATCTACTTTATCCACTGATGTCTATCTACCCTATTTGCCTATGAAATGAAGGACTACCTAGACAAACTACATAATGTTTACACAAAGTAAAAGagacatttcaaagaaatatttctggaaataaaaatttatagatagaaatgtattatttcacaAATTAAAAAAGGATTAAAACCAAAATTATTTTGTGATTTGCATATATCTTTAAGCCAGCAGATATTTTCAATATAGTTCAGTCATCTTTGGtgtttagaactgattcaagtaaAAGACCTGataccaaagaggaaaaaaaaaaaaatcatgatatatgtaaactaaattaaaataaatttggacTTCTACAAATAAGACTGCATTTAGATAACTGTCTTTACAGCTATATGTACAATTTTGGAAGCAAAATCATTTCATGACATAAACTAAGTGATTATTATACCCTAAATTATAAGACCAAAAAAAGCTACTATAGATCTAGACATCTGATAAACCCAACAAGAAATGACTTGAAAAATACTAATGTGTATCTATATATCCGATTAATGAATTCCAACTACTGATAAACTGGACAAAATTTCCAGTCTAAGAAGTAAAGGATAGCATCAGTCTTAGGAAATCTACTTTGTTCAATACAGAAAAACCTCCAGGAGAATAAGGAATTTCTTTACTATATTACTGAGACAAACAGAACTTGGTATCTAAAacagaatgtttaaaatattcatacCAAGAAAATACATGAATGGGAGTTGGGGCAGACAGagcacagtggttaagatttcatacAGTTCTGAAGTCTAGCAGATCTGGGTTTAGAATCCTGGTTTTGCCAACTGCTACCTAGGACCAGTCACTGGAACTTCACTGAGCCTCTACTTCATTAGTTAAAAGGCTCTCAGGACACTTTTTCAGGAAATCCTGATGATTAGCATAGGATGCCCCACATCTAGGTGCTCAATAAGCATTAGCTATCAtcgaagttcttttttttttttaattttttttttatttattttattttttttgttatcaCAGTGTCCAGACAAACCATTTTAGCAGTTTGTGGAATGTTTTTTCTCATCGTATTCTATCATCTATTTGGTGAACCTAAGATTCAAATACTCGCCCAGAGATCTTGTATCATGTATCAACATATAAATGACTGTTTTAGGAAACAAACATCTTATCATCCTGGATTTCCTGTGACAATACGTTGTTGGTGAATAACATGAATAAACAAGTTAAACTGTTAAACTGAACAGAATAACCTGAAGCTTAACTGCCCTATACAGACTTTAGCTTGGTTTCATAAAGGCCTTAACATCATTGTAAATTCAGAATGGACCAGCCACTTTCTGTCTCCTTAAGACTTGCTTGCATggggaaattaagaaaaatggtTCACTTGGTCCACTGAATAGAAAATGTCTTAGCCTGgtccccacaaaaaaaaaaaaaagtcttaatataGTTATCAATTTGGTTTATGtaccaaaaaaaaatgtaaaggtaGTCACAGAAGAGAAATAGGGCCTGTCTCTTCTAAAGAACTATAATTAACagtagaaaacttttttttttaatctaggtgAAGATGGGGTAAGGAGAATTTTGCATGGAACTATGGACATCCCATGCTTCTCTCTCCATTCCTACTTTTCCCACTTAGAGATATAAAATACTACTTCAAAAAAGGAGACTtcttattaaaatacttttataggggagacacacacacacattcacaaacaTGTACATGTAATAACTTTCTGATCCTCTAGTACATTATTCAATATATGCTATAAAGTAAATTCAGCATATTTGTCATATTGTAAagtatatagcaacttcccagtaaagtttaaaaaacaacccAAACACAAGAAGGTATCAATGCCCTAAACATTATTTTCcagaaaaaagatattaaaaataaaagcttaacTTCAACAACTTTAGAAATGTTTTAAGGCAAATGTAATTAATTAGGAAATGATAAAGAAACTAGAGGAAATACCAGGATCTGATACAACAGAATATAGTTCcataataatgaaatataaaagtGATCAAATAAgggaacaaatatgaaaaatttcCAAGTTATGACCCTTGTTTTGACCTAATTTTCAGAAAAGTCTGGTTAGCAAACAGCAAAATAAGGAGGTGCTAACTTTAACCCAATTTTATAACAGTAGAATATGAGTGTGTAGTCAGCACACCTGacacttaaataaaaaaaactcCCAAAGACAAGTATGCAATCAATTAATAAAAAACCATAGTaaaccatacacacacagaaaaggggCTGCGTTCATTTCACTAGTGAGCAGCAGATGGTATTAGGGCTGTCAACAAAATACTTCACTTCTGCAGTACAGTACCTTAACCCCTGTTTTGGTAACTCGGTATCATTAAATGTAAAAAATCACTGTCTAAtgtttaatttacatatattatagaTATTGTCATCCCAACTTCAAACAATCCCCACAACTGACCTAAGTCAGTGACTGATGCAGAGGGATTACTGAGAGCTCCTGAATGAGAAGCCCAAATGAGGCCAACAGTTAATAAAttataatgaagaaaaaagatttaCTCTGATTTAAAACCTCCttcaataataatataaaagataattactGTAATGAAAACAagtaacattttttaatattgactAATTCCTCCTCTTGCTATAAATTTTCTATTTGATTAAACTTCAATTATGACTAAAGCATAATTCAAACTAAGTACCTGAATTAATGTACATTAAGTTTTTCAGGAAAGGTAGCCTTATCTATGAATTTTTAGCTTCAGAAATTGAAGGTACAGAAGCATCAAATATACATTTAACCCAAGACAACTGGAAATTAGAAAGCGAAGGGGGTTTTTTCAATGGTTCTTGTGATATCAAGGCAAGACAAGAATGTAGCTGTTTGACAAAACATGGTTTGTAttcaagaaaagcaaagagaagtaGAAATACTTTTCAGTTAGTTTTGCTAACAAGAAACTAGAGGATTCTAcaaaaagtataataaaacacTATCATTTGCTTGGCTACATTTGCACTTAATGGACATGAGATGAAAATATGAACCAACTTGGAATGAAAATGCCATAATCTCACAGTCAACTCCTCATTGTAGACACTAATGAGATAAGGGGTTATCTTAAGTAATTCAGAACAATAGACACAGAGTTCTCAAATTACTACTACTTTTCCCATCTTAAAGTAGTCTGTCCCTCTAAATGTTTGGACTTTGGTGTTTTGGGGTCCAAAAATGGGCCATCTCCAGATCATCTCCAAAGTAAACAATACATCCACAGATAACTGAGTTGATGTGACTGACAAATATGCCAATCAATAAACTGCACATGGACACTACATGCCAAGCATGCTTCCGAGTCATTTCTGAAACTGTAAAAATGAGGCAAGATGACTGAGACTTCCCTAGCAAGAGCAAAACATGCTAGTGTCTAGTTAAGAGAACTCTGAGTAGCTTACCTCCTGCAGTAGATCAGCCTGCTCAATTGCTTTAAGGACATTCTTCTTGGATGTTTCCTGAACTTCTCCTCCCAAAAGAAACTCatccaaaataaaataagccttctcaaaattaaaaatgatatcaAGTTCACACacctgaaaagtaaaaataaataaataaaacctggagaaagcagaagatatttatcTACTATCAGGTAATCAATAAAATCTGACCAGAGTGAATTAATCTAATTATATCTAAAAATGGCGATCCTGCTAACTAAGCATCATTGATTTAGTCAGCTTAACTTTCAAGTCTCAAGTACTTGAAACACACAATGCCTTCAAGCTAAGCAAGACCAGACTCTGCAAGTTCCTAACATGGGCAACTTAATAATGATTTTCTACTCATAAAGACTGgtcttttgaaatatttacatatttctgGGTAATATGATTACAACTGCTAACCAAATCTAAATTCTATACTAAGCACTTCCAGTATATTAATCTTTATAGCCGGACTCCTTTCTATTTCACTATTTTAAACCTCATTCTCACCAGCATAATTAAATGAGTAGGTCTGTGGGGTCAAGCAATTCTGGCAGTTAACTGACTAGGCAATTCTGACTTGCACTGACAAGAAATAGAGTCATTCCTTCCCTCTCTTGAGGTTACTGTCAAATAGAATTCTCAAGACAAATAATAAACTCGTTAcagaaaaggttaaaaaatatatattatggcGTTCAATTTCCTAAAACAAAATGCTACTCACACTGCCAAAATACTTGTCAAGTAATTCCACGTAACGATGAATTATTTCCAGGGTAATTAGTTCATTGTCCTGGTCCTCAATAGCACAGCAAAAATACAGACTGGCATATCTGCAACAaaaaacagatgcagaaaaaaactTACCCTATAATCatgtattttctaaaatacaCTTTCATATCCTATTGTGAAAGACCTTGTGCCTATACAACTTATTTCCTCTTTACAACAGCAAATTGTTTTTCTCCTagactataaaataataaatgtacaaaaaagaaattctgaaaagtacaggaaagcaaaaaaaaaaaaaaaaacacacactatCTAGAAAGAGTTACTTATTTTGCTCTTCCTTCATTCGGGCTCCTTTTGTAGGAATATTCTAAAACATAGCTGACACACGTTGTTCTgaagtttatttaaaacaaaacgcACTGTGTGACTATTTCAAACCACAAGTaaacagggaagaaaataaactctcCAACTGAAGGATTTATTGAAGATACTGTCAACATGAAGTCAATGTTCTGGAATGTTTTACTAAAACGtaacatacacacagagaagACCTCAAGTCATAAATGTACAGCTTGATGAGTTTTCACTGTGAACGTACCTGTGGTACCAGCACTTGGACCACAAAACAGAATTATTGCTGAACCTCTGAAGCCCCTCTTCTAACCTCTCCAGGTCACAGCCTCCTATCCCCAAAGGTAACTACTATCTTGATTCCTAACAgcatagaattatttttaaaggaggtATATAGGATTGTGGAAATAAGCCTTGAGAAAAAAAACAAGTTGCAAGTAATCACAGAAGTTAGAGACAGAGAACGGGGAAAACTAAGACATGTCCTCAAATTTTCTAAGTTTTCCTTGTTGAAGTTCAGGCTATTTACCCTTGAAGAATGAATAAGGTTGGAAAACTCATATTCTCCAAATAAGAATTCTAGTACATGGGACTAGGTTATACTTGACCCAAGGAAGCCAAAACTTATTAACACAAAACCTTGAGGCATAACAAAGGATGACCTAAGTCCTTTGAGGAGgattaaaagtattttcaaacggttaaaatgtgtttgaagattttgaaaaggaacaaaatgaaaaactaagaCATTCCAAATAAGTCTCAGGTGCCATTATAATTTTCACTGAGGAGCATTTAAGCAATTTTTAGGAAACACAATGGCTAATCACTGCTCATAGCattaatgtaaaataatacacacacacacacacaacctgttTTGAAATCCAATGAATTTCTGCTCTTCAGTCTGAGAATAACTAGTATTTTCATAACACTATTAATTTCAATATTACCAAAAAGCATTTCATCTTATTTGAGCTTTTCAACAGTAAACACCATCATCCttgattacaaaagaaaaaagaggcccAGAAGTACAGGGCCTGCCAAGTGGTTGTACTGGGACAAGAAATCTGATCTTGAGACCTTAACTCCAGGCCTTTTCCCACCTACCATAGTGACTCCCTCGTCATACACGTACACTAGCTGCCATGTCCATTCCATCTAATTTCTACATTCACAACGTTATTTTAAATGGTTGGTCTTCTGCAGTCTTCAAGAGACATTCAAGCCCATTCATTTATCATAAAGGGCATAACATGCACCACCTCCAACTTTACTAACAAAGCGCTCCCTCTCCCAGCACTATTCTGTTTATTGCTTTAAAAGGCAACGAGATATTCCAACCCAACCTTCCATCCTCCTTAACCCATGCTGCTCAAATAGAGCTGTAAATCTGGAAAACTGATACAAATGACACATAAGATTCTCTgaattaataaaactaaagatTAAAGGGAAAGACATTACAAATGGTAAATAAAAAAGACATGACTAGCTGATATGAACACAGTGCTAAATAAATTCCACTAGAAAGAACTTACTAATAGACAatgttgagtaatattccttttacttttaatttcaagatttctcCAATGCCACTGTTAAGCAATCTAATGCTTACACCACTCTTCTCCTTAACTACAGAACTGCCTTTTACTTACAAATAAATAGCATGTAAACAGTAGTCAAAGGTCCTAGATTGTATGAATCATtcagaaatattactttaatatcaaattaaataaattcttcattgTAGGTGAACATCTAGTTATTAGGATCATAAGAAGgcacctctttttaaaaagtttaaggaagaaacagaagcataATAACAGGTAACATTCATTGAATCCTCACTGTGACTAAGGCACTAAATGTTACCTAAGGCCTTGGcataatttaccattttaatcctcacaaaaaaaaactttcagagaGATATCATTATTATTCgcatttataggagacttgggCTTAACTGAGTAACCTTCTCAGGAACAGtaatctgactccagagcccaagttttatattaaaaactaCAGTCCAAAACTGTATTAAATAAAGTAATCCTGCAActggtaaaaattaaaacatattcaaAGCAATATTTCACATGCTctgaggagggaaagaaaaattgTTATACTGATTTAGTAAAAGATTACCAAGAAAACCTGAAGAGTATTCCTTATTTTTAGAaccaagtgatttttaaaaaattcaataatgaaTTCATTGTGTTCTCTCAGTGCATATTTGTAAGTCTAAATCTGAAGTAAAATTAATAATAGACTAGTAAGAAAGAAGGTATGTTTGGTTATTTTTAGCAGAGTAGATTAAGGCTTACTCTAATTACTGGCACTCAGAGAACATCTGAAAGTGCCTATTCTTATATTCATAACACATGACTTCTCCCCAGTCAGCTAAATATCAGCTGACTGTGGATGAATGTAACCAAACTGTTCTCAATATTCTACTGGTATgtcattaaaaattcttttgttAGTGAAGAAAATCAATACAGTACTCTTAAACAAATTCTGAAGCTCGTAGTTGGTaggtgtatattttttaaagactttaatcCTGTAACATGCTGCACAAAATAGGAATCAAAAAAGCATAGTTTTCTGTCTTCACAGGATCTTCAAGAGTatttattttagagatgaggaaacaaaggcaaAATGACCTGTTCAAAGTCACAAAACTAATGGCACAAAGGAATTGAACTCAAGTCCCCAGATTTTCAGTCTATTTTTTCAGCTGTATTAACCTTACTCCACTCTCTCACCTCTCCTTCCCCAAGAGGGGCAACTGTAAGAcaggctcagggataaagaatgtGGATGAGGCAACTTGAGGAAGGCAAACAGAAAGATCACTTGGTGATATGAACAGCAAAAAAATGCTAGTTCAGAATTTCTCAGTAGCTAAGTGTTAATTCTTTTACTTAAAAGGTCTTCTCTTCCAGCTGGACTAGGGAAAAAATAATCACCTGTTCATATCTACCAAAAAAATGTCCTTAAGGTGCTAGAAAAGTTTCTAGTATGAAATGGGGTCTAACTTTTGTATGTGAATTTCATCTTAGTAAAGCTGGTATTTTTAAGTGCATCTTTATTTATAGGAGTTTGATGTAAATATCAGAGTCAGGTGAGACTACATTTTACAGGTTTTTACAACAGAAAAACCAGTGTCCCAACATGGATGGGCTGAATGCTATGCAGAGTACCAACTAGCGCTTCTTTCCTCTTAATGGACAGGCCATCTCCTTCAGCTCCAAGAATCTTGATTCCCGGGACTGATTCCCTTGCTAGTATTTTCCTCCTCCACACGGGGGACTCCTTTCCCTATCTAGAAATAAGCTTAAGTCTCTCTCATGCCATTTTTTAACCCTGTCTCCCCACTCCTGTCTATGGGTGGTTATCACCTCTtaagcttcccccaccccccccacccccccaacagtCTACACTTGCTGTTTTATTGTCTCCACCTCTTCACACTTTGTCCCATTTTTTCAAGAGTTCTATCTCTACTATTCCACTGAAAATGTTCCAACAAAGGGCATTTTGTGAAATGCTCACTATAAAATCTAATAGATTCTTCACTTTAGTTGACCTTCATGCAACATTTGGCACTGGTGACCTTAGTTTTGAACTCTCTCCCCTTTCCTAAGGTGACTGACCCTATAACTTACCCTCTGTCTGCCACTTAAATGCTAGTGATCTAACACTTTATGCCTCATTTCCCCCCAGACGTCCATGCCTATGCCCACCCTGAGAAAACTAGGCATCTCCAAATCGAAGTCACACAGGCTTCTCAAAGTCAACTGTCTACCTCACCATTTTACCTCATCAGCTGAACCAGAAGTGTGGAATCACCCCAGTCCTCCCCCTCTTTCACTGCCCTCCCTGCTTCTAGCAATGACCAAGTCTTACCAAACTTACCTCAGCAACCAACTCTTCCACCTGCTGAGCCCACAGCAGAAATCTTCCTTCAGGATCGCCATATCCTAATAGATCCCTCAGGTGCCAGTCtcagccctccccccacccatttTCCAACTACAGGattcttaaagaaatgcaaattttcttCTCATCCCAGCTTAAAACCCTTGCCTCCAGGTTTAAGATTTGAGTTCTGGCCCCTATGGCAGTCATGAGCaactgaccttggacaagtcacttctcccaaattctcatttttttaaataaaactcagTTTTAACCAACAGTAGTGGTTTTCAAACTCAGGAGCCCTACACAGAGGGTGGATGCCAAGTGAGTAGAGATACAGCCACACAAGCACCTCCTTTTCCACTTGTTTCATTTAAGGTTTCATCCCTGGGGcaaaaagtttcttaaaaaaaaaacaacacttgaCTAGATTACTCTAAAACATCTTCCACCTCTAAAAtggtatttttatgatttttctcaaCAAATACTACTCCAAACACTGGATACAAAATCATCCAAAGACGACTAAATTCATTCTATTGTAAAGAGGAGtctatggtattttaaaaattgtagagtcatccatggtattttaaaaattctacatgtTCTGTAATCTTCATGTCTTTCTCTGCCATCTTGCCCACAACCCCATCCATAGTAGAGTGGAATAAATGAAAACTGAGATTAACACCCAGACTTCTCTTTGACTCTCCTTACAATCCACAGTTAATTCCCTGCACATCCCCCACAGAAGAGAATTTTTATATGCATGAACATTCTTATCCTAAATTCAGTAAGTTAATTGTAAGGGAACAGAAATAGTGAAGAAACAAAgtgattatatttcttttaacCCTATTAGAACAATCTTGAGAAGTTTAAGGTATCAAAAAGTTCCAGATATTAATAAAGATGTATAGCATCATTTAAAAGCTTAGTGTTCAAAGCCAATCTATGAGTCATTTTGcaacatcaaaattttaaaaatctgttctggGCAAAATTATCTATTTACCAGATCTAATCACACCTCCACCACAGCAACAAGTGTACTTCAAACTAATAAGCAGTAACGAACAAATCCTGCATATATCTGATTTTTAAACATCTATGACTAAAATGGTGTACATATCCAAAGAGTTTATACATGAATAAGAGATTCTGAAAGTCAGATTAAAAGGCATGTCAAATAACAGTCATTACAGAtttgtggggagaagggagggggaggTAAATGCTTATCTAAATTCAGAAAATTACTCACAcaatttaaaatactgattttattttcccctGTAAAGAAATGAATTATTTCAGTTTTCCTAAAAAGATGATTAAGCATGAAGTATCATTTACGCCTTTAGttacataatttcatttaaaaagagtCCCACGATTTTATCATTTCACCAAAACAGTAGTTATCTTAAAAGTACAAAGCTTTACCTTAAGACTATTTCATTTATATCTTTAGTAATCATTATTTATAAATGTCATCTCTCGAAAGTCTGCAATTTCCACATTATAAATGATCTAATATCTGATTCTGTTTCAcctttctaataaaaaaaaattatacctttTGTAAACAATCTTCAGATCTCGCCATTCAAGAAAGCTGCACATTTTAGGTTTCCGTGCTAAAACGGTTTGAACAAGTTCTCTtgtgatctttttcttttctttgtctgaTAACGGGACATACCATTTCTGCAGTCGAAGCTTTCCTTGACGACTAAAAAGCAACATAAACTGCATCTGTTAAGATAAACAGAACCAAGATTACAGGCAATACTTTGATTCAATGAAGTTAAGATTAAGATGACACGTGGCAAAAAGAAGCTTTGAGGGACGGGGCGTTTAGCTAACAAATGATGAGTAGCCATCAATATTTCTATGCTAGTTAAAATAGCAGGAAATTCTTGTAGAAAGATCTTTCCACCAGATGCAAATCCTCCCACCTCACCCTGTTCCATTAAGTTTGGAGGAGAGGGGGAGGACAAAAACAGGTGAGGTGAAAATTCtgatgaaaaagaaagataattctTGCAATTTAAGAATctattgtgtatgtgtgctatAGGAATGTATATGTATCAAAAGAGAACTGTTGACATCAACTGGTTTAGATGCATTTGAAATAAACAGACCTACTATTTTTCACCCTACACAGAACAAGCTGTTCTAGTGCCAAACTGAATTACTTGTAGACAGACTGCTATAACTTGGAATGCTGTCTTCAGtttatgtttacatattttaagcaaaacaaaagagctaaaatataaaccaaaaaaatcccataaacacacatttttcttaataaaagcctgatttaaaaaaattcacatctcatttaaaaaattccaacatatacacacaataaaGTGAGAGTTAATATAATTTTACCAAAGAGAATATAAACCTTTAAAAAGCCAAACTAAGAGCTACACACATTCAGACATTATACGAAATACTTCATTTAAAACGATTTAAAAACATAGCATCTACAGATGGAGTGGATGCTGAATTCTAGTGTATTTCACACAAACtattttgtatacatttatttAGAATCTGCTAACGATTAATctacatgttttaatttttaaggaaaccTTCTTGTAATTCAATCAGTCTCCCCAACTGCAAACAGAAAGCATTGTTTCTACAAAGGTAATTTAAAGGTAGAAttcagactttttttcttttcttttaattattctaAGTTTCAGTACTAGTTTCTGCAAGTAGGATTCAGCCTGACTCTTGGTATTACCCATACCATACTGAATTTGAACATGGGGTGGGGGAATTTACACCATCCATCTGAATAAAATGGGCGCTAAATTTCGCCAAGAAATCATTGCCGCTTTTTGTAATAATCCAAGCGGGCATCAATAAGGTATTTAGAAATTTACGATGCGACAATTTAACTTTAATAAAGTTAAAACTGGCTGTTAACACCACACTTAAAACGCATCACTGGCACGAAATAAACGAACAATATTGATGATGTCAAAGTGCTTCACACAGAAGTCCTGTTAAGACAGCGACattagaaggggacaacaagtaACGCATCAACTGGACAATGTTTCACGCAAACCCGTTAGCAgaacttggaaaagaacagacCCGTATTCCAGGATCTTGGAGACCAGGAGGACTGGGGGTTTGCTTTTGAAACTCAAGGACTCAAAGGAGTCTATATCAAGGTCCTCCATCTCTCCCCACCATCACTTTATATGACGAATAAATAATTTAtgctctttaaaataaattatatgttaaCATAGGATGATGCCTAGTCTCAAGACACAAGTATTCCTTCCCTCTAGTTAAAAACCAACGCTCCGATTTTGCTTCAAATCACAAGGCGCCTCAATTCCTGGCGATTGGTATTAAAAACAATGGGCTCGGCCGCGGAGCGGGCTCGGGGCCAGTGGCCGTTGCCTGCCCGCCGCCCCACGGGGCCGCACTCCATCACTGACCGATCGAGCCCGGGCGAGGTGACAGGCAAGGAGCGGGGAAGACAATGGCAACCGCCGCCGCGCAGGGGGCGCCAAGAGTCCTCCGTCTCCGCCGCCCCCGGCCGCCGACCCCGCCCGCAAATGCCCCGCAAAACTTGAGGCGATTCCCAAACCACAGGTGCCGCGGACCCGCTGCAGCGTCCGAAACCGGCCCCCGCAACCCCGGACGCGGCGCCGAGTGGAGAGGGGCGCGGACGCACAGAGAAGTGAGTTTCGGGGCGCGGTG
This DNA window, taken from Bubalus kerabau isolate K-KA32 ecotype Philippines breed swamp buffalo chromosome X, PCC_UOA_SB_1v2, whole genome shotgun sequence, encodes the following:
- the AP1S2 gene encoding AP-1 complex subunit sigma-2 isoform X3, whose translation is MQFMLLFSRQGKLRLQKWYVPLSDKEKKKITRELVQTVLARKPKMCSFLEWRDLKIVYKRYASLYFCCAIEDQDNELITLEIIHRYVELLDKYFGSVCELDIIFNFEKAYFILDEFLLGGEVQETSKKNVLKAIEQADLLQELIA
- the AP1S2 gene encoding AP-1 complex subunit sigma-2 isoform X1, which encodes MQFMLLFSRQGKLRLQKWYVPLSDKEKKKITRELVQTVLARKPKMCSFLEWRDLKIVYKRYASLYFCCAIEDQDNELITLEIIHRYVELLDKYFGSVCELDIIFNFEKAYFILDEFLLGGEVQETSKKNVLKAIEQADLLQEEAETPRSVLEEIGLT
- the AP1S2 gene encoding AP-1 complex subunit sigma-2 isoform X2 — translated: MQFMLLFSRQGKLRLQKWYVPLSDKEKKKITRELVQTVLARKPKMCSFLEWRDLKIVYKRYASLYFCCAIEDQDNELITLEIIHRYVELLDKYFGSVCELDIIFNFEKAYFILDEFLLGGEVQETSKKNVLKAIEQADLLQEPRHEYFNVPVY